The Verrucomicrobiota bacterium region CCTCGGGCACATCAAAACTGAATCCATCCCCAGATGAGCCTAAAAAGCCTAACCAGTCTCCAGCATACAAATCATCTGTTAAACAACACGTGGACCATGCACTGGCCAGACTGAGAGCTACTAATTTATTGAGAAAGTGCATGGGTAGCTTTTACGTAACTTTACATTTTTGAGTGGGCCTAAGTTGTATCCATCAATCAATTATTCAAAAGCATACATATACTCAGATGCTCTAAGATACATTCGATTCCCAATAAAAACAGGGCAACTACGAAACTTTTCTACTTTATTCAGAGCAATTTGCTTGAGGCCCTCGTCCAAGTCCAACACAGCTGTCTGTCCTTCATCAGAACTAACCAGTAAATATTGACCCCCAAGTGTCATACTCGGAAAAGCAGTACCCTTCATTTCATCAATTTTTTGTGATTTTAAAATCTTACCTGTCTCACGATCCAAAACAGTCAATGTATACTCGTGACCCAAAGCATACACTTTTCCCTTGTGCACAATCAACGATGAGTAATAGCGCTCCTTGGCAACTTCGGCTTCCCATATTTTCTTTAGACCGTCTTTAATTTCTGATACAGTATCGGGTATTTTAAAGGCCTGAACCACACCTACTTTGCCATTATATCCCTGTGCATTAAATAACACACCACCATCAACGACTGGTTTATTGAAGGTCGACCACGGTTTTTCAGCCAATGTTTCGGCTAGTTCCAAATTGCTTAACATTTCACCTGTCTTTGCCACTAATATCTCTCCCTTATTTGTGAAAAGCATATCTTTACCCTCCACCTGAAAAACCACCGGGGTGCCAAAGTTCTGAGCAACCTCTGTTCTCCACACTTCCTCACCCGTCTTGGGGTCGAGTGCCACCGCGTCTTTGAATCTCACAATCAACTTGCCTGCGGCTAGCAAGGGTGTTGTCGAACCACCCCAGTTTTTGTGATCAGGCTTAGCCATCTGTTTGATCCAAAGCCGCTTACCTTCCAAGTCATAAGCTGCCACTATCCCAAGGCCATTTGCCACAAAAACAGATTCTCCATCAGTGACCGGTGTATAAGAGCTATATCCATTCGCATCATGAGTTTTGGGTTTTGAAGGCTCTCCCGGAAGAGCCGCTCTCTTTTCCTCTAGCCCCTTTATCTCCGTCACTATCTCCTTCCTCTTAGCTTTTGCGTCTGCATCATCCGGCTTGCGCTTTAGAATGCGTCCCAACTTCCTGTTCTCGGATTGCAAGCTTGCCAACTCCTCATCCAATTTCTCTTTGTCCTCCTTGGCCGCTTCAATTTTTTCTTTCTCTGCCTTAGACAGCTCCATGACATCTAAGTAACCATTCGTTCTCTCCCACAATACTTTACCGCTCTCTAGGTCTAAGCAAATAAGACTGGTTGGCTCAGAACAAATAAAAATTTTTCCATCTAAAATAACCGGACTCGCATTGCTCCAATCACTCATAGCAGTCTTCCAAAGAACATTTTCTGTAGGAGACCATTGCACCGGTGGCTCAATTCCTAGAAACTTGCCGCTGCCATCCCCACGCCATTCATAAATTTCTTTCCCGGGAGTTGCTCGCAACTCCGGCAATGGACTACCTAACAAAACCAAGCCATAGACCAAAGCTAATAACCTTCGACTTTCAAAACATAGCTTCCCTGATATAACAAATTTAAGTTGAAGGCGCGCACCCTTCCATGTAGCGCTTTTGCTTTGCTTTAGCATCGTTGCTTTTCTCCGTTTTAAAATACTTCCTACATCCAGTTTAGGCCGTTGTCTACATATAGCCTATGAAGGCAAAAATGGAATAAGTAATTAAATATTGCCTACCGCTTAAAAACCTATGACAACTCCCTTCGATGTCTCTCAACTCATTGCCATTCAAACTATTTCTAATCAATCAGAAAACGTAAGTCAGCTTTGGTGAGATGCTGTCAACTTTTGCTCGATTAGATCAATCATTTGACTAGGTGAAAATGGTTTAGATAAAAATCCTGCGCCATCAACTTGCTCTAGCAGAACTTGATACCTTTCGCTCATGTTACCCGTCATAAAGATGACAGGAAGAGAGACTGAATCGTTGAGATGATTAGCCTGTGCATAGACATCGAAACCATTTCCTACCTCGAGCTCGATATCAAGGACCAATAAATCAATATTCTCTCTAGCAACACAGTTTAATGCATCCTTTTCGTTGGTTGCTTTAAAAACTTTGTAACCAGATGCATTCAGGCAACGAGCCAAGCTATCAACCATCAACTGTTGATCATCCAATAGCAAAATTTGGAACTTTTCACCCATTTTTGTCCGATAAAGCCCAATAAGCTACCTTTAGATAGGTGTAAGAATCAACTAAAAAACACAACCCTTCTTCCATGCCAGAGCGACTCATTGATTTTCTGCATAGAAGACTCAAGCAAATGCGTTGGGAACGCAAGATAACCCAAGAGGAATTGGCAGAAAAAGCGGGCATGTCTTACAAATACTATCAAGCTGTTGAAGCTGGCCGGAAAAGAGATCTACGTCTCTCAACTCTCGAAAAAATTGCCCGAGCCTTGGACCTTACTGTATCCGAACTTCTGAATACCCAATACAAAAAATCAGGCTCACTCGCGGAAGCCCCTGCTCATTTCAAAATTCGCAAAATATCCAACTCCAAACGATAAACTCCATAGCCCTAGGATCTCATACAGATTCTCTTCTCTCTAACCCATCATGCGGATTCCGTTCATCTGTTCTCCCATGGCTACCTAGCGCAGCAATTTTAGCGACATGGGACACACCTCTTACTGAAAATAATTTAGAGCACTTTTGTCTTACCACAGTTCAACCGGGGTATCCAGGCATGTGATTTCAAGTTATTTTAGAATATAGTTTATTTTGTGTTAGATAAAATCTGTTTTTAAAGCATGCCCCATCTCTTTGATAGTAGGAACACCTACTTGCCTGGCTAGTTTTGTAATCTTTGCTTTGATTCTTTGGCCAACTTCTTTGAGTTCGGTAAATCTACCATTGGTCGCCAGCCCGTTTTTAACGAGGTCGCCATATTTAGCTCTCTTGCCGCTCTGCGCAGCCTCTAGGCATTATGCCAATGCAGGCCACTAGCTTCTTTAGGATTAGCAAAGCAGCTTATCTCTCCAATGATAGCACCCGCGCCAAAGGCTACCACTTCACGCATGCCCATCAGAGGTATGAGTTTTAAAAGCTCTGGATCTTCAAGAACCTCAGCAGCCATGCTCGCTTTAAGTTTTTTTCTGCACGCTTCGGCTTCCATAAACTGGTTAAAGAAGTCTTGGAGTAAAAGCTTTTGCATCGGTTGCCAGTTTCTTACTTTAAGAGCTCGGTCTCTTTGGCTAGTTTGTGTCAGTCGACATCCTTTGGCCAGGCGGACGCAGTAGTCACTTAAGAGGCTGCGAATATGGTTAGATTGACGCGATGAGTTCTTAACAGCTTTACAATATGCGTAAAAGATGTCTCGGCGAGTTCGGATTTTCTCATCAGGCTTCCATACACTATGAACCATACCACTTAGGTAGACACCTGCGAGTTTGATTGCACTGATCTTATCATTGCTACACTAGCTCTTAGGTATCTGACCAGATCATTTTTTCTGTAGATGCTTTTCACTCCACGTCACTGCGACGTTGAATACAAAATGAGAACTGAAGACTATATAGATGCATTGTTTACTTTAATACCTGGATTAACCTAGTCATTTGGGCAGGACGATCCATCTTGCTTGGATTATGGAGCAGTAGGTGGCCGAGAATACCTTGTAAGATAGACTCTTTGAGTTATAGACCTGAAGATTGTGCCAAGTCTTCAATAAACCGATTTCCGAGGTTATATAGAATATTTGCATCCTACTCTTGTGAAGTAGATGGGCGTGTCATCAACTCGTCTAGAATTGCATTTTCAGATATTATTTTTTAGAAGTTAAGTATAAGCAATGCAGTTTATAGAAAAAGTCGAGCGGCATCCTCAAACCTCATACAATCCTGATAACCCCTTACTATCGTGTCTTGTAGCTGGTCGAACATGAGAGGCGATAATAGCTAGTGTATTTGGATTTATATTAGTAGCCTTTTTATAGGTATTGTTTATTAGGAAAATATAATGGAACAATCTAGTCGATGCTCACGCTCTCAGCCGCCAGCTGGAGCTGCTCCTTCTTAAGAGATTGCGCTCCTCACCCCGCTCTGGCACAGTCTCTTAACCTGAGGGGATTCAGATCAACTTGGACATTGGAGAGAAAAAATATTGAGTATGAAATCTATCACTAAAATCCTTACCCTGTGCTTAGGCTTGTTTCTGCCCATAGTGATCGAAGCCGAAGTAACTGTAATGGGAAAAGTCCAATCACCAACTTGCTCCCTAGACGAAGAAGCCCTTGAGGAACGTAAAAACACCATCCTAAAGCAGATCAAAGACAAAACGGACCAAGTCGAAAGAATGAAAGAGGGATACAGATTAAGGTTCCCTAGAAGTGAAGAGAATATCAAGCTAACTACCTCCATCATCTTGCTGGAATCTCAGTGCTGCCCATTTTTAAATTTCCATATTACAGCCCTCGCTGGTTCGGATGACATCCAGTTTACGATCACGGCACCTCCCGATGCTCAACATCTCATCGATGAACTCTTCGTTTTAAACGAAAAATCCTCTAACAAGCTGCTTCAATCAACCTCGGCCAACGCCGAAGCCGACTGAGCTAATCGTTAGCAGTAATGAAACCAATCGTATTAATAGCGATCACAACACGTTTTTGTTCCTTATACCTTTTATGTCTAGCTATAAGCACAGGAATAAAACTCAATAATATCTATACAAATTATTCACTTAAACAAACATTTGGAGAAATAACAGAATGACAAGAAGTCGAATGCACTTCATACGCACAGCTCAGAAAAAAGCTAACGAGTGGTTTCATGGATTCTGGACCTTCTTTTTATCTCCTTTGTATTTCAAGGTCAACAAGTTGAACAACAGTCTAGAATAAAGATGATTAGAATATTTCAGCATGGTGACCATATTGAAATAGCCGAAATTTTTTTTAGGGCTATTCATGAAATTGGTTCAGAGGCCTACAATAAAGAGCAATGTTTAGCTTGGTCTGATAGAATCCCAGATTATGAACATTGGAAAAGCCGCTGCGAATTAAAAAAGCCATTCGTTTCAACTGAAAAGAGGGAAATCACTGGCTTCCTAGAGTTAGATTCCAATGGTCATATCGACTGTGCATATATTAAACCAGAGTTTAAGAGAAGGGGGATTATGACCAAGCTCGTTGAACACGCTATTCAGACATGCTTTGAAAACAAATTGGACAAAGTAGTTGTGGAGGCATCAATCTGTGCAAAACCTTTATTTGAGAAACTAGGTTTTACTGTGATGGAGGATTGCTTGGTAGATATCAAAGGAGTTAAATTAAGAAATTACAAAATGGAATTTCTCAAAAAGCACCCAGCCAAATTCAGTCGAGCAAATACACCTTGCTTATGAGCCTGGCTCTTCGTTAATTCCAGGTTCTTGCTAAATTTCTTGCCACATCATCCTCTCTGTCATTACGCCTGGCCGCCACCAAGCGGCTTTTATAAGAAGATGCATCAAATCCCTAAGCTGATCAGACTTACTACTAGGATCAAGTATCAGCATATTGCCATTCTCAATAGGTGCTCAGACCAGACGAAAGAAATCATGATTTCACGCAGTATAGCTACAGGTTGATTGAAGATGGTGTCTGCAATCTATTGGTAATAGTAAAACTAGAGATAGACTAGGTGAAGGCAGCCAACCAGTCTCGTCCTAACGCCCTAGCATCACTCAAAGGATCTTGCGTTAAAAAATTACTTTCCACAAAATTCCACCATGGACTTTAAGAATGGAAAACCTCTAAAGTATCTCCGTGAAACACTAGCCTATAAAGCTACCGTTCCCGTTTTTAAAGGAATTCCCATCATCCTTTTTCTCTTAAGATCGGTTATAATCCTAACACTAAACCTCCCGTCTCCATATATAGGCCTGAAGATGAAAAAGAAAATAATTTTTGAGTATTTACTACTGACCTTTCTAGCCTCCGCTAGCGAGATCATATATAGCCTGGTAAAGTTCTAGTTACGAGTGGCTCAATCCAGCACCCATAAGACACCTTTGAACATAGCTATGTAATCCCTCGGGTATGGAAGTCACCCACTTTGATTCTTCATGATGACTATCCAGCTTAGGCTCGAACTCTGCATTTATTGGATAGAGAAAAAAACAGCTGTTTATACTGTGAACTGGAATACCTTCAGGCCCATCGTGAAAGATTGTTTCCGTTGTATAGATAATCGGACCGACATGACAATCAATACCAACCTCTTCTTTGGCCTTGCGACAAGCGGTCTCTTTCATCATTTCCCCTTTTAATACTCGACCGCCCGGCACCCACCATTCGCCCTTTGCTGGAGAATCTTTACGCCTCACCAAAAGGACAGCGCCCCGTGCGACGATAGCTACATCCACACAGGCAATGGGCATGTTTGTTAATATCTGATAGTATAACGACTGAGGGATGAGTGAATGGGACACTTTTTCTCCTGATTTTTACTACATCTCATTAGTTCGACATTGCTTGAGCTTTTTTAAGCTCGGTATAAGGTCCAACAAAGAGCTGATGATACCATCTGCCAGCTTGCTCACTTCCTCCGTAGGCGGCAATAAATCAGGCACCATCACTACCACTGCGCCCGATGCGTGGCCCGCCCTAACACCTGGATGCGAGTCTTCTAAAACAAGGCATTTCTCGGGCTTAACCCCTAAATTTTCAGCTGCTTTTAAATAAATATCAGGGAAAGGCTTTCCTTGTTCCACTTGGTCGCCAGCTACTACCTGCTCTACTTTTGCCAACAGGCCTGTTGCCTTTAACTTTTCAAGTGCCTTAGCACGGTGCGTAGAGGTAGCTATTGCGCTGGGAATATTAATCTCATGAAGGATTTCAAAGACTTCGGAGACGCCTTTCATCACCGGTATTCCCTTCTCTTTCACTTCTCGATCATAATGTTGATAAAAAGCTTTTTCATATTCACTATAGGGAAAGTCTGGAGCTATTATCTCCTGAAACCTTTTCTTTGCATCCTTACCATTCCGACCAATTAGACCAAGAGAAAATGCCTGATCTAGCTCATAGCCAAAGCAAGCTGCTGCCCTTCGAGATGCTCTCTGGCTCATGCTTTCCGTATCCAACAACAATCCGTCCATGTCAAAAAGCACGGCCTCAATCTTTTCTATTTTCTTTTGCCACATTTTTCTAATCAATTTATAGAAGCTCTTTTGGAAATAGCTAGCAGTGGCTGTTCAAAAATTTGCCATATCCCCTAGCTATTTCACCTTGCCAAATCAGCACATATCTCCAACTATAAGCTTGAGAATGATCTATTTTACTTTGCAGCCACTTAGGGTCGCCATTGATACCTCGATTCTCAACGGAACGGCAAAAAAGATTTTGAAAGGATGCTCAACTTTAAAAGGGCTTCAAGAAACATTGGGATATGAAGATCAAACTTCAATGCCAGAGGAAATTATTAAAGGATTTCAGCCTCAGAAAAATAACAGAGATTTTGTTGACATCGTTCTGAATAACCAGAAACGCTCTAGTATGCGAGCCAAGCGTATTGCCAAAGGGTTTCCCGACTTCCAAAACCGTCTAGGCATTCGAGGATGGGTCCAGAAGACTTTTTTTGATAAGTCGGAGCTCTCACTCAATATCGAGTATGAGGCAATCGAATGGATCCATCAGTCGCTTCGGTTCAATTTGCTCGTTAGCCTACATGACATGCTTATTGGCACGGTTGCTTCAGGGGAGCCTAGGGAAGTCGATTTTTCGGAGATATCCAGCTACCCTAACCCTATATCTGAAATGTTAACAAATCATGACAGGGGCAGGGCCCAACGCATCACCCAAGCACTCAGCTCACCTCTGGACAAAGTTTCGCCAGAGGTGCTTGTGGACGATTTTGCAGGTTACGTGATCTACCAAAGATCCAGGGGGTTTGCCTACTATTATTCTGAAAATGAGTAAAACTGCCTCAGGATTTAGGCGCAATATCTTTTCTTAATTCTTCGAAGTCAGATGACTCACATTTAAGAACAAACCCCTCGGTACAGGACTTTAAACGCTCCCAGTCTTTTCTTAAATCCTCTGCTTCCTGAGTTGTGATCTTACCATCTTCAGCTGCCTTTGCGACCACCATTAACATATCGGCAAAATTCTGCACGACTTGGTTGGTTGCAGAAGAGAGATTCGTATCTAGCTCTATAGCCTTTGGGTCCTTTAAAAAAAAACCACCC contains the following coding sequences:
- a CDS encoding PQQ-binding-like beta-propeller repeat protein, producing MLKQSKSATWKGARLQLKFVISGKLCFESRRLLALVYGLVLLGSPLPELRATPGKEIYEWRGDGSGKFLGIEPPVQWSPTENVLWKTAMSDWSNASPVILDGKIFICSEPTSLICLDLESGKVLWERTNGYLDVMELSKAEKEKIEAAKEDKEKLDEELASLQSENRKLGRILKRKPDDADAKAKRKEIVTEIKGLEEKRAALPGEPSKPKTHDANGYSSYTPVTDGESVFVANGLGIVAAYDLEGKRLWIKQMAKPDHKNWGGSTTPLLAAGKLIVRFKDAVALDPKTGEEVWRTEVAQNFGTPVVFQVEGKDMLFTNKGEILVAKTGEMLSNLELAETLAEKPWSTFNKPVVDGGVLFNAQGYNGKVGVVQAFKIPDTVSEIKDGLKKIWEAEVAKERYYSSLIVHKGKVYALGHEYTLTVLDRETGKILKSQKIDEMKGTAFPSMTLGGQYLLVSSDEGQTAVLDLDEGLKQIALNKVEKFRSCPVFIGNRMYLRASEYMYAFE
- a CDS encoding HAD family phosphatase: MWQKKIEKIEAVLFDMDGLLLDTESMSQRASRRAAACFGYELDQAFSLGLIGRNGKDAKKRFQEIIAPDFPYSEYEKAFYQHYDREVKEKGIPVMKGVSEVFEILHEINIPSAIATSTHRAKALEKLKATGLLAKVEQVVAGDQVEQGKPFPDIYLKAAENLGVKPEKCLVLEDSHPGVRAGHASGAVVVMVPDLLPPTEEVSKLADGIISSLLDLIPSLKKLKQCRTNEM
- a CDS encoding helix-turn-helix transcriptional regulator, translated to MPERLIDFLHRRLKQMRWERKITQEELAEKAGMSYKYYQAVEAGRKRDLRLSTLEKIARALDLTVSELLNTQYKKSGSLAEAPAHFKIRKISNSKR
- a CDS encoding response regulator translates to MGEKFQILLLDDQQLMVDSLARCLNASGYKVFKATNEKDALNCVARENIDLLVLDIELEVGNGFDVYAQANHLNDSVSLPVIFMTGNMSERYQVLLEQVDGAGFLSKPFSPSQMIDLIEQKLTASHQS
- a CDS encoding phage regulatory CII family protein codes for the protein MQSWEVFREVFKKKNPKEISNAIGVSLSLVYKWSEPYGEDQSGSRNPLDRVALLIRYTKERRIIEWLCNQAGGFFLKDPKAIELDTNLSSATNQVVQNFADMLMVVAKAAEDGKITTQEAEDLRKDWERLKSCTEGFVLKCESSDFEELRKDIAPKS
- a CDS encoding NUDIX domain-containing protein: MSHSLIPQSLYYQILTNMPIACVDVAIVARGAVLLVRRKDSPAKGEWWVPGGRVLKGEMMKETACRKAKEEVGIDCHVGPIIYTTETIFHDGPEGIPVHSINSCFFLYPINAEFEPKLDSHHEESKWVTSIPEGLHSYVQRCLMGAGLSHS
- a CDS encoding GNAT family N-acetyltransferase — protein: MIRIFQHGDHIEIAEIFFRAIHEIGSEAYNKEQCLAWSDRIPDYEHWKSRCELKKPFVSTEKREITGFLELDSNGHIDCAYIKPEFKRRGIMTKLVEHAIQTCFENKLDKVVVEASICAKPLFEKLGFTVMEDCLVDIKGVKLRNYKMEFLKKHPAKFSRANTPCL